In Candidatus Defluviibacterium haderslevense, the following are encoded in one genomic region:
- a CDS encoding insulinase family protein, whose translation MKRLNCILLFLSLSFFSLNLFCQNSYQVTSNTSKDGKYHWTEVTNDPSHTRFYTLANGFQVILTENHNEPRIMCLITTKAGSKNDPPSHTGLAHYLEHMLFKGTDQFGTLDYTQEKMLLDQIENLYEVYNSTQDQQQRKSIYHKIDSISGVASKFAIANEYDKMLGNIGSNMTNAFTSFENTTYMENIPSNNLNKFLEIQKERFRNPVLRLFHTELEAVYEEKNISLDNGSNKIFETMFASLFKHHPYGTQTTIGTIEHLKNPSLKEIQKYFYKYYIPNNMSMILSGDFQMDQAITLVDQYFGDWASKEIPDFSYIPEVPRTTIEEYNVTSPDEESMAIGFLMPNQNDKEAIVADLVSSILYNGKSGLIDKNLVKNQKVLSAFGFTYLLKDYGMMYFGGNPLENQSLKEVKNLVIEQIEHIKMGNFDEDLIKASINNLKVQRIKEQESATNMAFVLNDLFTVNRSWENYLSSMDDMNKITKKDVIQFANKWFKNNYTVVYKLTGNDTTVQKVDKPTITPVSVNRESQSPFLKKIIDNPSPAIKPVFVDYKKDIKFGEIKKDLPVWMVPNTRNKLFELYYVLDMGSNHNQLLPLAIEYLKFIGTSKKTNEQINKDFYNLAVNFNMYSSKDQTYIGLSGLDENFDAAVQLMEEILNDPKPDQKALDELIKSKIKSRNDATLNKDIIFYDALDEYLRYGKNNSYNNVISNQKLKTIKANELTSIIKSLKSYKHRIYYYGPRSLNTVVRDFKKSHKTPEILKNYPVEKKYQMQVPKENTIYFVNYDMVQAEIQLNRSDKKFDSKLLPYVKAFNEYYGGGMASVVFQDIRESKALAYSTYASFVSPDKKEDPYEATFYVGTQADKLGDALTAVNHLLNEMPESEKNWEIGKKSIKQGIETKRISKSQIMFKYEQALRLGLKEDSRIETYNQIDQISLNDIKQFHKEHLKDKPWNMKLLGSKDKINMEELKKYGKVVELSLKDIFGYDVEKTDGVKP comes from the coding sequence ATGAAACGGTTGAATTGTATCCTTCTTTTTTTGAGTTTATCATTTTTTAGTTTAAACCTATTTTGCCAAAATAGTTATCAAGTCACATCCAACACAAGTAAGGACGGAAAGTATCATTGGACTGAAGTTACAAATGACCCTTCTCATACTCGATTTTATACTTTAGCAAACGGGTTTCAGGTAATCTTAACAGAAAATCATAATGAACCAAGAATTATGTGTCTCATAACTACAAAAGCTGGAAGTAAAAATGATCCTCCATCTCATACAGGATTGGCACATTACCTAGAGCACATGTTATTTAAAGGGACAGACCAATTTGGAACATTAGATTATACTCAAGAAAAAATGCTCTTGGATCAAATCGAAAATTTATATGAAGTTTATAATTCAACTCAAGACCAACAACAACGAAAATCAATTTACCATAAAATTGATTCCATTTCTGGAGTAGCTTCTAAATTTGCAATTGCAAATGAATATGATAAAATGCTAGGAAATATTGGTTCAAATATGACTAATGCGTTTACTTCATTTGAGAATACTACCTACATGGAAAACATTCCATCAAATAATCTAAATAAATTTTTAGAAATTCAAAAGGAACGTTTTAGAAATCCTGTTTTGCGTTTATTCCATACCGAGTTAGAGGCAGTTTATGAAGAAAAAAATATTTCTTTGGACAATGGTTCGAACAAAATATTTGAAACCATGTTCGCAAGTCTATTTAAACATCATCCTTATGGAACACAAACAACTATTGGAACCATAGAACATTTAAAAAATCCATCTCTAAAAGAAATACAAAAATATTTTTATAAATATTATATTCCAAATAATATGTCAATGATATTATCTGGCGATTTTCAAATGGATCAAGCCATAACATTAGTCGACCAATATTTTGGGGATTGGGCTAGTAAAGAAATTCCAGATTTTAGCTACATACCTGAAGTTCCGAGAACAACAATTGAAGAGTATAATGTCACAAGTCCTGATGAAGAAAGTATGGCGATAGGATTTTTAATGCCTAATCAAAATGACAAGGAAGCAATAGTAGCTGATTTGGTAAGTAGCATTTTATACAATGGCAAAAGCGGTTTAATAGATAAAAATTTAGTTAAAAATCAAAAAGTGTTATCGGCTTTTGGTTTTACTTATTTATTAAAAGATTATGGAATGATGTATTTTGGTGGAAATCCTCTAGAAAATCAATCATTAAAAGAAGTAAAGAATTTGGTCATTGAACAAATTGAACATATTAAAATGGGAAATTTTGATGAAGATTTAATCAAAGCAAGTATAAACAATCTAAAAGTTCAACGTATTAAGGAACAAGAAAGTGCTACAAATATGGCTTTCGTATTAAATGATCTTTTTACTGTAAACAGATCATGGGAGAACTATTTAAGTAGTATGGATGATATGAACAAAATTACTAAAAAAGATGTGATCCAATTTGCAAATAAATGGTTCAAAAATAATTATACCGTAGTCTACAAATTAACAGGAAACGATACTACGGTTCAAAAAGTTGACAAACCAACTATCACACCAGTATCTGTTAATAGAGAATCTCAATCACCATTTCTCAAAAAAATCATTGATAATCCTTCTCCCGCAATCAAACCTGTTTTTGTCGATTATAAAAAAGATATAAAATTTGGAGAAATTAAAAAAGACCTTCCAGTATGGATGGTTCCTAATACTAGAAATAAATTATTCGAATTATATTATGTATTAGATATGGGCTCCAATCATAATCAACTCTTACCATTAGCTATTGAATATTTAAAATTTATTGGCACTTCCAAAAAAACGAATGAACAAATAAACAAAGATTTTTACAATCTTGCAGTGAATTTCAATATGTACTCAAGTAAAGATCAGACCTATATCGGTCTTTCTGGTTTAGATGAAAATTTTGATGCAGCTGTTCAATTAATGGAGGAAATATTGAATGATCCAAAACCAGATCAAAAAGCACTTGATGAATTAATCAAATCGAAAATTAAATCTAGAAATGATGCTACGTTGAATAAGGATATTATTTTTTATGATGCTTTAGATGAATATTTAAGGTATGGTAAAAATAATTCCTACAATAATGTCATTAGCAATCAGAAACTAAAAACCATCAAAGCGAATGAATTAACTTCAATCATTAAATCTTTAAAATCATATAAACATCGAATATATTATTATGGACCTAGATCTTTAAACACGGTAGTTCGCGATTTTAAAAAATCACATAAGACTCCTGAAATTTTAAAAAATTATCCGGTGGAAAAAAAATATCAAATGCAAGTACCTAAAGAGAACACCATATATTTTGTCAATTACGATATGGTACAAGCAGAAATACAATTAAATCGAAGTGATAAAAAATTTGATTCGAAATTATTGCCTTATGTAAAGGCATTTAATGAATATTATGGAGGCGGTATGGCTTCAGTTGTATTTCAGGATATTAGAGAATCTAAAGCATTAGCCTACTCAACTTATGCATCATTTGTGAGTCCGGACAAAAAAGAAGATCCGTATGAAGCAACATTCTATGTAGGTACACAAGCTGATAAATTAGGTGATGCTTTAACCGCAGTAAATCACCTACTTAATGAAATGCCTGAATCAGAAAAAAATTGGGAAATCGGAAAAAAATCTATTAAACAAGGCATTGAAACCAAAAGAATTTCTAAAAGTCAAATCATGTTTAAGTATGAACAAGCATTGAGGTTGGGATTAAAAGAAGACAGTCGAATCGAAACCTATAATCAAATAGATCAAATAAGTTTGAATGATATCAAACAATTTCATAAGGAACATCTTAAGGACAAACCATGGAATATGAAATTACTTGGTTCTAAAGATAAAATCAACATGGAAGAATTAAAAAAATACGGAAAGGTAGTAGAATTAAGTCTCAAAGACATTTTTGGTTATGATGTCGAAAAAACTGACGGTGTAAAGCCTTAA
- a CDS encoding tail fiber domain-containing protein: MKNFIILMFSIFMFSTEVFGQAPQAFNYQGVARNGSGAIYPNQSISLKMSILQNDTIGPVMYSEIHNVVTSSLGLFTIKIGKGLVQSGIFNAILWSGGTYYLLIEMDLAGGTNYVRMGTPTQLISVPYALEANHATTANGIIPNLPLGGDASGPHNANKVVGLQGRMVSSSQPSSGQVLKWNAIDNTWEPGTDNMGGGGTGDNWGNQVALTNSTIAGDGTANNRLSISQQGATNGQVLKWNGTSWVPATDNTGGGVGDNWGNQVVQTQSSLSGNGLPSNPMTLAPQGAVNGQVLKWNGLSWTPGNDLGGTGITIPYLNTFGLGQTLIDITNTAGKGIQVESSNNYGLHAKSGNSAACFLESSSGPALLTALDDHVGIGVLNPDVAMDVNSTSSNVADFNSPSNTTIRIYENNEYRGYIGSVSGQNEDYDLGTSNVNLNGKLHLTTKAIPRLTILPEGSVGIGNLIPDVNTLLTVGTNFSTKSAILARANASGNVISGYNAGNGAGVFGTSDQGPGGYFAASQLSVNATALQTNGKVDFYLNTMNNDDIDITFQGGTLSTVKGLKIRSERGILDPIFEPEEFEFGFVGTLGKPFKAVYSNSLFLNNVANIFAYSDQKLKENIKPLNGSMHRLTQLNPVLYDLKKEFFYKGRMDKNESDRLDQSGLIAQEVELVYPKLVNTNEEGIKSVSYMGLIPDLIGAIKEKDQQIISMKKEMDQLKARVSILENMQEAIVKLQQDVDQLQNKTTASINKK, encoded by the coding sequence ATGAAGAATTTTATCATTTTAATGTTCAGTATCTTTATGTTCAGCACTGAAGTTTTTGGACAAGCACCGCAAGCATTTAATTATCAAGGAGTTGCTCGAAATGGATCAGGAGCAATTTATCCTAATCAATCGATTAGTTTAAAAATGTCTATCCTTCAAAATGATACCATTGGTCCGGTAATGTATTCTGAAATACACAATGTAGTAACCAGTTCCCTTGGATTATTTACAATTAAAATAGGCAAAGGATTAGTTCAATCCGGTATTTTTAATGCTATTTTATGGTCAGGAGGGACCTATTATTTACTTATAGAAATGGATCTAGCAGGTGGAACTAATTATGTCAGGATGGGTACTCCAACTCAATTAATAAGTGTTCCTTATGCATTGGAAGCTAATCACGCTACTACCGCTAACGGGATTATACCCAATTTACCATTAGGAGGAGACGCTTCAGGTCCACATAATGCCAATAAGGTTGTTGGATTACAAGGCAGGATGGTTTCTTCTTCTCAACCTTCCAGTGGGCAGGTTTTAAAATGGAATGCCATAGATAACACCTGGGAACCTGGAACTGATAACATGGGTGGAGGTGGAACAGGTGATAACTGGGGGAATCAGGTAGCTTTGACCAATTCAACAATAGCTGGAGATGGTACAGCAAATAATCGGTTGAGCATAAGTCAACAAGGCGCTACAAATGGTCAAGTACTTAAATGGAATGGAACAAGTTGGGTTCCCGCTACAGATAATACAGGAGGAGGAGTTGGTGATAATTGGGGAAATCAAGTTGTACAAACCCAATCCAGTCTCTCAGGAAATGGTTTACCTTCTAATCCTATGACTTTAGCTCCTCAAGGCGCGGTGAATGGTCAGGTATTAAAATGGAACGGATTATCCTGGACACCTGGCAATGATCTTGGAGGAACAGGAATAACAATACCTTATTTGAACACATTTGGTTTGGGTCAAACATTGATTGATATCACAAATACTGCCGGTAAAGGAATCCAGGTTGAATCTTCGAATAATTATGGATTACATGCTAAAAGTGGTAACTCTGCTGCTTGTTTTTTGGAAAGTAGTTCGGGACCGGCATTGTTAACAGCTTTAGATGATCATGTTGGAATTGGTGTACTTAATCCAGATGTAGCAATGGATGTGAATAGTACAAGTTCAAATGTTGCAGATTTCAATAGTCCATCAAATACCACCATACGCATTTATGAAAATAATGAATATCGAGGTTATATAGGATCTGTGAGTGGTCAAAACGAAGATTATGATTTGGGAACATCTAATGTCAATTTAAACGGTAAATTACACCTTACGACTAAAGCCATTCCAAGATTAACCATCCTTCCTGAAGGAAGTGTTGGTATTGGCAATTTAATTCCTGATGTGAATACTTTATTAACAGTGGGGACTAACTTCTCAACTAAAAGCGCCATATTAGCGAGAGCTAATGCATCTGGAAATGTAATATCAGGATACAATGCAGGAAATGGAGCAGGAGTTTTCGGAACTTCTGATCAAGGACCAGGTGGATATTTTGCAGCTTCACAATTGAGTGTTAATGCTACTGCATTACAGACTAATGGCAAAGTGGATTTCTATTTAAATACGATGAACAATGATGATATTGATATTACCTTTCAAGGTGGTACCTTATCAACCGTAAAGGGTCTTAAAATTAGAAGTGAAAGAGGAATTCTTGATCCCATTTTTGAACCTGAAGAATTTGAATTTGGTTTTGTTGGAACTTTAGGAAAACCCTTTAAAGCTGTTTATTCTAATAGTTTATTTTTGAATAACGTAGCAAATATATTTGCGTATTCTGATCAAAAACTTAAAGAAAATATTAAACCATTGAATGGATCAATGCATCGCTTGACGCAATTGAATCCAGTACTTTATGATCTCAAAAAAGAATTTTTTTACAAAGGAAGAATGGATAAAAATGAAAGTGATCGGTTAGATCAATCAGGCTTGATTGCCCAAGAAGTCGAATTGGTTTATCCTAAATTGGTCAATACCAATGAAGAGGGAATAAAGTCCGTAAGTTATATGGGTCTTATACCAGATTTAATTGGCGCCATAAAAGAAAAAGATCAACAAATAATATCTATGAAAAAAGAAATGGATCAATTAAAAGCCAGAGTGTCAATATTAGAAAATATGCAAGAAGCTATTGTTAAATTGCAACAAGATGTAGATCAATTACAAAACAAAACCACTGCATCGATTAATAAGAAATAA
- a CDS encoding beta-N-acetylhexosaminidase — protein MNHQIIPNPVSVKSAGGRLNLNDVKQIIIPEKNKGVKKIAEFYIRALNQSDIKIIETKSPHTSSKKSIILQLLSGENSSDYYTLNSSKNGIKITASQERGLFYALQSLIQIIEKSEGQNNITNLSIPYINIEDDSRFKYRGLHLDVSRHFFPVSFIKNYIDMMAKYKYNYFHWHLTDDQGWRIEIKQFPELTQTGGYRKSTLIGHHSDSPIKYDSTEYGGYYTQDEIREVIIYAADRYIEIIPEIEMPGHSSAALAAYPIFGCTGGPYEVANTWGVFDDVFCTKDTTIWFLKEILKEVCDLFPGEYIHIGGDECPKERWKSCPNCQAIKRRRNIKTEEELQSYFISQIGIFLTSKGKKLIGWDEILEGGIPTNAIIMSWRGEEGGILAAKAKHQVIMTPGSHCYFDHYQSTYAKEPLAIGSYLPLERVYSYNPIPPVLTKQQSSYILGAQGNVWTEYMSDENKVFYMAYPRALALAEVNWTQEKNKSYSDFIKRLHQHSKWFKENNISFSLSYLDLNYKTKNNNNHVELIINKPALDGSILLETIKDGDAKQEYTTADTFILDKTLNCKAWYQLKDKTLSRPITIDFVSHLGAGKNITLINSPAEKYFQGGSSSLLNGIQAPQNKYGGQEWIGMEGKNFEAIIDYKDTHAISTINFQFFNAPGSWIHLPTEVVISTSSDGKNFEIIKQQNIESTNLKYIEPKILLDKKIIPQYLKILVKNHGEIEEHLPGAGHGSWLFIGEIKIE, from the coding sequence ATGAATCACCAAATCATTCCAAATCCAGTTTCTGTTAAAAGCGCTGGTGGTCGATTGAATCTCAATGATGTTAAACAAATCATTATTCCAGAAAAAAATAAAGGTGTAAAAAAAATAGCTGAATTTTATATTCGCGCTTTGAACCAGTCGGATATAAAAATAATTGAAACTAAAAGTCCTCATACTTCATCCAAAAAATCAATTATTCTTCAATTGCTAAGTGGAGAAAATTCATCTGATTATTATACACTTAATTCTTCTAAAAATGGTATTAAAATAACTGCCTCTCAAGAAAGAGGTTTATTTTATGCATTACAAAGTTTGATACAAATTATCGAAAAATCTGAAGGGCAAAATAACATAACAAATCTTTCTATACCGTATATTAATATTGAAGATGATTCAAGATTTAAATATAGAGGGTTACATTTAGATGTAAGTCGTCATTTTTTTCCAGTATCTTTTATAAAAAATTATATTGATATGATGGCTAAATATAAATATAATTATTTCCATTGGCATCTTACTGATGATCAAGGTTGGCGTATTGAAATCAAACAATTTCCTGAATTAACACAAACTGGTGGCTATCGTAAATCTACATTAATCGGGCATCATAGTGACAGCCCAATAAAATATGATTCAACTGAATATGGAGGATATTACACACAAGATGAAATTAGAGAAGTGATTATTTATGCTGCAGACCGTTATATCGAAATTATTCCTGAAATAGAAATGCCTGGACATTCTTCAGCTGCACTTGCTGCATATCCGATTTTTGGTTGTACTGGAGGTCCTTATGAGGTAGCCAATACATGGGGCGTTTTTGATGATGTATTCTGTACTAAAGACACAACCATTTGGTTTTTGAAAGAAATTCTTAAAGAAGTTTGCGATTTGTTTCCTGGAGAATATATTCATATTGGTGGCGATGAATGTCCTAAGGAAAGATGGAAATCTTGTCCTAATTGTCAGGCTATAAAACGACGAAGAAATATTAAAACAGAAGAAGAATTACAGAGTTATTTTATTTCTCAAATAGGTATTTTTTTAACATCCAAAGGTAAAAAATTAATTGGCTGGGATGAAATTCTTGAAGGCGGTATTCCAACCAATGCTATCATCATGTCCTGGAGAGGAGAAGAAGGTGGAATTCTCGCTGCAAAAGCCAAACATCAGGTAATTATGACTCCGGGCTCGCATTGTTATTTTGATCATTATCAATCTACTTATGCTAAAGAACCCCTTGCAATAGGAAGTTATTTGCCTTTAGAACGCGTTTATTCTTATAACCCAATACCTCCAGTACTCACCAAACAACAAAGTTCATATATTCTAGGAGCTCAAGGCAATGTTTGGACTGAATACATGTCTGATGAAAATAAAGTATTTTATATGGCATACCCAAGAGCACTTGCATTGGCTGAAGTAAACTGGACTCAAGAAAAAAACAAATCATATTCTGATTTTATTAAACGATTACATCAACATTCCAAATGGTTTAAAGAAAATAATATTTCGTTTTCATTAAGTTATTTGGATTTAAATTATAAAACAAAAAATAATAATAATCATGTTGAACTTATCATTAATAAACCTGCACTGGACGGCAGTATTTTATTAGAAACTATTAAAGATGGAGATGCTAAACAAGAATATACTACAGCAGATACTTTTATTCTCGATAAAACACTTAACTGTAAAGCTTGGTATCAACTTAAAGATAAAACACTTAGTAGACCAATCACAATAGATTTCGTCTCACATTTAGGAGCAGGAAAAAATATCACTTTGATCAATAGCCCTGCTGAAAAATATTTTCAAGGAGGTTCATCATCATTATTGAATGGTATTCAAGCTCCACAAAATAAATATGGAGGTCAGGAATGGATTGGAATGGAAGGAAAAAATTTTGAAGCAATTATCGATTATAAAGATACTCATGCAATCAGCACAATAAATTTTCAATTTTTTAATGCCCCTGGATCTTGGATCCATTTACCAACTGAAGTGGTTATAAGTACTTCTTCTGATGGTAAGAATTTTGAAATAATTAAACAACAAAATATCGAATCCACTAATCTTAAATATATAGAACCCAAAATCCTATTGGATAAAAAAATAATTCCTCAATATTTAAAAATACTGGTGAAAAATCATGGTGAAATAGAAGAGCATTTACCTGGTGCTGGACACGGATCGTGGTTGTTTATAGGTGAAATAAAAATAGAATAA
- a CDS encoding pantoate--beta-alanine ligase translates to MKSYKTILGLQKSIDKAKKSGHKIAFIPTMGALHSGHLSLVKVAQNYADTVIVSIFVNPSQFNDLEDLKKYPKTLSADKQMLQSIGCDLLFVPEVNEIYPKQWQSELNIDLEDKDKVMEGEFRPGHFKGMLEVVKRLLDITQPNFLIMGQKDFQQFSLVAHMINVLKLPLKLIIGPTLREIDGLAMSSRNVRLTPEMRHIAPAIYKTLNKAKTMVGLESIDHIVTTCKVELDKLGLQTEYLEIVDGNTLKPIENPANHDYIVACVATWAGKVRLIDNLILKGELQMN, encoded by the coding sequence ATGAAATCTTATAAAACGATCCTAGGACTCCAAAAGTCAATAGATAAAGCAAAAAAATCAGGACATAAAATAGCTTTTATTCCGACTATGGGAGCATTGCATTCTGGGCATCTGAGTTTAGTTAAGGTTGCTCAAAATTATGCGGATACCGTAATTGTAAGCATTTTTGTTAATCCCAGTCAGTTTAACGATTTGGAAGATTTAAAAAAGTATCCAAAAACACTGAGTGCCGATAAGCAAATGTTACAAAGTATAGGATGTGATTTACTATTTGTTCCGGAAGTAAATGAAATTTATCCTAAACAATGGCAATCTGAATTAAATATTGATCTGGAAGATAAGGACAAAGTTATGGAGGGAGAGTTTAGACCCGGCCATTTCAAAGGGATGTTAGAAGTAGTCAAACGATTATTAGATATAACACAACCTAACTTCTTAATAATGGGTCAGAAGGACTTCCAACAATTTAGTTTAGTGGCTCATATGATCAATGTACTTAAGTTGCCCTTGAAATTAATAATTGGTCCTACCCTTAGAGAAATTGATGGCTTAGCAATGAGTTCAAGGAATGTAAGACTTACACCAGAAATGAGACATATAGCGCCAGCTATATACAAGACATTGAATAAGGCCAAAACCATGGTAGGATTGGAATCCATAGATCATATTGTTACAACATGTAAGGTTGAATTAGATAAGTTAGGCTTACAAACCGAGTATTTGGAAATAGTAGATGGAAATACATTAAAACCAATTGAAAACCCTGCAAACCACGATTATATAGTCGCGTGTGTAGCAACTTGGGCCGGAAAAGTACGCCTAATTGATAATTTAATACTAAAAGGCGAGTTACAAATGAACTAA
- a CDS encoding aspartate 1-decarboxylase, giving the protein MLLQFFKSKIHRATVTQANLHYVGSITIDEVLMEAANLYEGEKVQIVNNNNGERFETYVIKGEKNSGMVCLNGAAARKAEIGDIIIVISYALMTPEEAKSFHPISIFVDEKNQIKEL; this is encoded by the coding sequence ATGTTACTTCAATTTTTTAAATCAAAAATCCATCGGGCCACTGTTACTCAAGCCAATCTCCATTATGTAGGAAGTATAACCATTGATGAAGTTCTAATGGAAGCTGCTAATCTTTATGAAGGAGAAAAAGTTCAGATTGTAAATAATAATAACGGTGAACGATTCGAAACTTACGTTATTAAAGGAGAGAAAAACTCAGGTATGGTTTGTCTGAATGGTGCGGCTGCCCGAAAAGCAGAAATTGGAGATATTATTATAGTCATATCTTATGCCTTAATGACACCAGAAGAAGCTAAATCATTTCATCCTATTTCCATCTTTGTGGATGAAAAGAATCAGATCAAAGAACTATAG
- a CDS encoding flippase-like domain-containing protein translates to MKRIRSKNYSVPGLLKSIIKFIVFLLLGVGLLYWVFRSQDISYQAYCSTHQIAPEDCILWKKMLKDFLSVKWIYIVFIFIAFFLSNYFRSLRWYLLLDPLGYKPHWINSLGAVLVSYLVNLGIPRSGEFVRAAVLSKYEKIPLDKAFGTVVLDRLVDMISMFIIICFTILLQLPTFSKFYNDQLAQLPLVQKLIIPGLLILIILILWFTRNTWRKYPIVRTVKSKIQGFYEGLMVIKKIKQPRAFFFYTISIWFWFYVMLVCALKSFEPTSHISLASSLVIYVFGSLGMIVPTPGGMGSYHYLVILALAYYNIPPGDAFSFANISFFTAQFANNIILGIIGLISMYFFNKNYQPKHI, encoded by the coding sequence ATGAAAAGAATCAGATCAAAGAACTATAGTGTGCCAGGTCTTTTAAAGTCAATTATTAAGTTTATTGTTTTCCTGCTTTTAGGCGTAGGCCTTTTGTATTGGGTATTTAGATCACAAGATATTTCATACCAAGCCTATTGCTCCACCCATCAAATAGCCCCTGAGGATTGTATATTATGGAAAAAAATGCTTAAAGATTTTTTAAGTGTAAAATGGATTTACATCGTTTTTATATTTATAGCTTTTTTTCTAAGTAACTATTTTAGATCATTGAGGTGGTATCTATTGTTAGATCCATTGGGATACAAACCACATTGGATTAATAGCTTAGGAGCGGTGCTCGTGTCTTATTTAGTTAATTTAGGAATACCGCGAAGTGGCGAATTTGTACGTGCAGCCGTTTTGTCTAAGTATGAAAAAATTCCATTAGACAAGGCATTCGGGACTGTAGTGCTCGATCGATTGGTAGATATGATTTCGATGTTTATAATTATTTGTTTTACCATTTTATTACAATTGCCAACGTTTAGTAAATTTTATAATGATCAATTAGCCCAATTGCCTCTTGTTCAAAAACTGATTATTCCAGGATTATTAATTCTTATAATATTGATCTTGTGGTTTACTCGCAATACATGGAGAAAATATCCCATTGTAAGAACTGTAAAATCAAAAATTCAAGGATTTTACGAGGGACTTATGGTCATAAAGAAAATAAAACAACCTCGGGCATTCTTTTTCTACACCATTAGTATTTGGTTTTGGTTCTATGTCATGTTAGTTTGCGCACTTAAATCATTCGAACCCACATCCCATATTTCTTTAGCTTCTAGTTTGGTAATTTATGTTTTTGGCTCTTTAGGCATGATTGTTCCCACACCTGGTGGTATGGGAAGTTACCATTATCTTGTTATTCTTGCTCTGGCTTATTATAATATTCCACCTGGTGATGCATTTTCATTTGCAAATATTTCATTTTTCACAGCACAATTTGCTAACAATATAATTTTGGGTATTATCGGCTTGATTTCCATGTATTTTTTTAACAAAAACTATCAGCCTAAACACATATGA
- a CDS encoding Nif3-like dinuclear metal center hexameric protein — translation MNIIQDLADYLEQIAPLDLQESYDNSGLIIGNTNWIIKNVLVALDVTEAVIDEAIELGCNVIVSHHPLIFKGLKRISDQNHLDRGLIKAIKNDIAIYAIHTNLDNVLVHGVNEKIASRLGLSDIQILKPKSNTNLNLGSGLVGYLPNKLNVNEFLALVKYSLNTNIIKYTKSFNGEINKVALCGGSGSFLLPEAMLQNADAFISADFKYHDFFEANDQTIILDIGHFESEQHTIGLIFDLISKKFTNFASHCTKIITNPVQYF, via the coding sequence ATGAATATCATCCAAGACTTAGCTGATTATTTGGAGCAAATTGCACCCCTTGACTTACAGGAATCCTATGATAATTCAGGATTGATTATTGGTAATACCAATTGGATAATAAAAAACGTATTAGTGGCTTTGGATGTTACAGAAGCTGTAATTGATGAAGCCATAGAATTGGGTTGTAACGTTATAGTTAGCCATCATCCATTAATTTTTAAGGGTTTGAAACGAATTAGTGATCAGAATCATTTAGACCGGGGACTTATTAAAGCTATTAAAAACGATATTGCTATTTATGCTATTCATACCAATTTAGATAATGTTCTGGTTCACGGAGTTAATGAAAAAATAGCCTCCAGATTAGGTTTGTCTGATATTCAGATACTGAAGCCTAAATCAAATACAAACCTTAATTTGGGTTCTGGATTAGTAGGTTATTTACCAAACAAGCTAAATGTGAATGAATTTCTTGCACTCGTAAAATATTCATTGAATACAAATATCATTAAATATACCAAATCCTTCAATGGTGAAATAAACAAAGTAGCACTATGTGGAGGATCAGGTTCTTTTTTATTGCCAGAAGCTATGCTTCAAAACGCTGATGCATTTATAAGTGCAGATTTTAAGTACCATGACTTTTTTGAAGCAAATGACCAAACTATTATACTAGACATTGGTCATTTTGAAAGTGAACAACACACAATTGGACTAATTTTTGACTTGATTTCAAAAAAATTCACTAATTTTGCGTCCCATTGTACAAAAATTATTACAAACCCCGTACAATACTTTTAA